Proteins found in one Candidatus Nitrosopelagicus brevis genomic segment:
- a CDS encoding GNAT family N-acetyltransferase — MIEGKIVNLRALEKEDLELLKKWRNDKKTRIHTREFRLLNMINQKNWFESIHKQNPPSAIMFGIETKKQKLIGVCGLTYIDWKNRHAEISNIISINNWQKTKEAKDTLDTLIKYGFDELNLHRLWVEIFETIPENIKLFEKMKFKKEGTLHDKLWRNSRWYDSFIYSLIKKSK; from the coding sequence ATGATAGAAGGAAAAATTGTTAATTTACGTGCTTTAGAAAAAGAAGATTTAGAATTATTAAAGAAATGGAGAAATGATAAAAAAACTAGAATTCATACCAGAGAATTTAGATTACTAAATATGATTAATCAAAAAAATTGGTTTGAGTCTATTCATAAACAAAATCCACCTAGTGCAATAATGTTTGGGATTGAAACTAAAAAGCAAAAATTAATTGGAGTCTGTGGTTTGACATACATTGATTGGAAAAATAGACATGCAGAAATCTCAAATATTATTTCTATAAATAATTGGCAAAAAACAAAAGAGGCTAAAGATACATTGGATACCCTCATAAAATATGGATTTGATGAATTAAATTTGCATAGATTGTGGGTTGAGATATTTGAAACTATTCCTGAAAATATAAAATTATTTGAAAAAATGAAATTCAAAAAAGAAGGCACATTACATGATAAGTTGTGGAGAAATTCAAGATGGTATGATTCATTTATTTATTCACTAATTAAAAAATCAAAATAA
- a CDS encoding GNAT family N-acetyltransferase, giving the protein MNEKIELSGIKKADLSVIVKWRNNHDILKFNTQYFLLNMEHQKKWFDEINQKESKSKMFVFKYKNKIVGVGGLIHIDNKNKNADIAIILGESKLHGKGLGTKALQLLVDYGFKKMGLHRIGAEIFEYNEISLKLFEKLNFKKEVEMRDYLWRDGKWWKVLTYSIINLKN; this is encoded by the coding sequence ATGAATGAAAAAATTGAACTAAGTGGAATTAAAAAAGCCGATTTATCGGTTATCGTTAAATGGAGAAACAATCATGATATTCTGAAATTTAATACTCAATATTTTTTGTTGAATATGGAACATCAAAAAAAATGGTTTGATGAAATAAATCAAAAAGAATCAAAAAGTAAAATGTTTGTTTTCAAATATAAAAATAAAATTGTGGGAGTAGGTGGTTTGATACATATCGATAATAAAAATAAAAATGCAGATATCGCAATAATTTTAGGTGAGTCTAAGTTGCATGGGAAAGGTCTTGGCACAAAAGCATTACAATTGTTAGTAGATTATGGATTTAAAAAAATGGGACTACACCGAATTGGAGCAGAAATATTTGAATATAATGAAATTTCTTTAAAACTTTTTGAAAAATTAAATTTCAAAAAAGAAGTAGAGATGAGAGATTATCTGTGGAGAGATGGAAAATGGTGGAAGGTATTAACATATTCAATAATTAATTTAAAAAATTAA
- a CDS encoding N-acetylneuraminate synthase family protein: protein MKPIYKKIRNPSEVFIIAEAGSNWKCGTKKQDLAQARKLIKTASVCGADAIKFQTYDSSVYVENAGMSNYLSKKGITKSVNEIFDEFSMSYKMLPLLKKICQEYSIEFMSTPFSIKDIHAIDKFVNIHKLASYEINHIPMLEALAKTKKPVIISTGASTLEEINFAIKTMKKFDNNQLCLLQCTSKYPAKINSLNLSVISNFKTKYKIPVGLSDHSTDPLIAPITAVGLGATIIEKHFTLDKSLEGPDHYFALDPIELKTMVTALRNCVISIGNPVKKIHDDEKELRIFAHRAIQTTKKIEIGEKFILGKNIEILRPGNRKRGIDPRFLKKIINKKSRKQIKSGDGVTLNDI from the coding sequence ATGAAACCCATCTATAAAAAAATTAGAAATCCATCCGAAGTTTTCATAATTGCTGAAGCAGGTTCAAATTGGAAATGTGGAACTAAGAAACAAGATCTAGCCCAAGCTAGAAAATTAATTAAAACTGCTTCTGTTTGTGGTGCAGATGCAATAAAATTTCAGACCTATGATTCGAGTGTATATGTAGAAAATGCGGGGATGAGTAATTATTTGTCTAAAAAAGGAATAACAAAAAGTGTCAATGAAATTTTTGATGAATTTTCTATGTCATACAAGATGTTACCTTTACTGAAAAAAATATGTCAAGAATATAGTATTGAGTTTATGTCTACACCTTTTTCAATAAAAGATATTCATGCAATAGATAAATTTGTGAATATTCACAAACTTGCATCTTATGAAATTAATCATATTCCTATGTTAGAGGCATTAGCAAAAACAAAAAAACCGGTAATAATTTCAACTGGTGCGTCTACACTTGAAGAGATTAATTTTGCAATAAAAACTATGAAAAAATTTGATAATAATCAATTATGTTTACTTCAATGTACATCAAAATATCCTGCAAAAATTAACTCATTAAATTTATCAGTAATATCTAATTTTAAAACTAAGTATAAGATTCCGGTAGGATTATCAGATCATAGTACTGATCCTCTAATTGCGCCTATTACTGCTGTAGGACTTGGTGCAACGATTATTGAAAAACATTTTACATTAGATAAATCATTAGAAGGACCTGATCATTATTTTGCATTAGACCCAATTGAATTAAAAACAATGGTTACTGCACTAAGAAATTGTGTTATTTCTATTGGAAATCCAGTTAAAAAAATACATGATGATGAGAAAGAGCTTAGAATTTTTGCACACAGAGCAATACAAACAACGAAAAAAATCGAGATTGGTGAAAAATTTATTCTTGGAAAGAATATAGAGATTCTTAGGCCTGGAAATAGAAAAAGAGGAATAGATCCTAGATTCTTAAAAAAAATTATTAATAAAAAATCACGTAAACAGATTAAATCTGGTGATGGGGTTACACTAAATGATATTTAA
- a CDS encoding DegT/DnrJ/EryC1/StrS family aminotransferase, with the protein MKKIIKLFNPVTDLSERRVLLKTLDSKFWASGSGSGNVQKFESKFKKYVSADSCVAVNSGTAALNLALSLFNIRNKEVILPSMSFVSTAHAIVENGGKPIFVDIEPKSLCIDPEKIKDKISKNTIAIMPVHFGGMPCNLDKILKIAKKNGLHVIEDAAHAVGTKFGKKKIGSHGTAVCFSFHPVKNLAMPTGGLIAINHKDSTKFQKLLFSRRWCGITDRNDTDYDVKELGWNYYMNEFSAGIGLEQLKKLDKFNEIRKKIAKQYFNKINIESKMSFNEKCSYHLYWILVKNRQRFREKLYKNGIETGTHYKPIHLMSMYKKNISLPETESVGKKIVTIPIHPNLKKSEIKKIIDTINKSL; encoded by the coding sequence ATGAAAAAAATAATTAAATTATTTAATCCCGTAACTGATCTATCTGAAAGAAGAGTACTTCTAAAAACATTGGATAGTAAATTTTGGGCTTCTGGTTCAGGCTCCGGAAATGTACAAAAATTTGAAAGTAAATTTAAGAAATATGTATCTGCAGATTCCTGTGTAGCTGTAAACAGTGGAACCGCAGCATTGAATCTGGCATTATCATTATTCAATATTAGAAATAAAGAAGTGATTTTGCCATCTATGAGTTTTGTTTCAACTGCACATGCAATTGTAGAAAATGGAGGAAAACCTATCTTTGTTGATATTGAACCCAAATCACTTTGTATTGATCCTGAGAAAATTAAAGATAAAATTTCAAAAAATACTATTGCAATAATGCCAGTTCATTTTGGTGGGATGCCATGTAATTTAGATAAAATTTTAAAAATTGCAAAGAAAAATGGATTACATGTTATTGAAGATGCAGCACATGCGGTAGGAACAAAATTTGGCAAGAAAAAAATTGGTTCACATGGAACTGCTGTTTGCTTTAGCTTTCATCCTGTAAAAAATCTTGCAATGCCTACGGGAGGATTAATTGCAATAAATCATAAAGATAGTACTAAATTTCAAAAATTATTATTTTCAAGAAGATGGTGTGGAATAACAGATAGAAACGACACAGATTATGATGTAAAGGAATTAGGTTGGAATTACTACATGAATGAGTTTTCAGCCGGAATTGGTTTAGAACAATTAAAGAAATTAGATAAATTCAATGAAATAAGAAAAAAGATTGCAAAACAATATTTCAACAAAATAAATATTGAATCAAAAATGTCATTTAATGAAAAATGTTCTTATCATTTATACTGGATTTTGGTTAAAAATCGTCAGAGATTTAGAGAAAAATTGTACAAAAATGGAATTGAAACTGGAACACATTACAAACCAATACATCTAATGAGTATGTATAAAAAAAATATTTCCTTACCTGAAACTGAATCTGTAGGAAAAAAAATTGTAACAATACCAATACATCCTAATCTTAAAAAATCCGAAATTAAGAAAATTATAGACACTATTAATAAATCACTTTAG
- a CDS encoding cytidylyltransferase domain-containing protein, whose amino-acid sequence MIGCIIQARMGSSRLPGKAMKKLNNEIPMLKFQLEQLKFSRYINKIIIATTTLENDNFIIDFCEQNNLEYFRGSSEDVLDRYYNCAKKFEFPIIVRITSDNPLIDPEIVDKVINEFLNSKCDYMTTEYPKTFPLGFAVEIFNFKSLEKAWKDSRLPSEREHVTPYLIKNKDLFEHKNYSYHQNISHLRCTVDTDDDFKLIEKIIKKIETRPIHLINVVELFQNEPRLIEMNNHIKHDGYERSLKDDEEFLKNTSHEKNN is encoded by the coding sequence ATGATTGGGTGTATTATTCAGGCTAGAATGGGCTCTTCTAGATTACCAGGTAAAGCTATGAAAAAGCTCAATAATGAAATTCCTATGTTAAAATTCCAACTTGAACAATTAAAATTTTCAAGATATATTAATAAAATAATAATTGCAACAACCACACTAGAAAATGATAATTTCATTATTGATTTTTGTGAACAAAATAATTTAGAATATTTTAGAGGAAGTTCAGAAGATGTACTTGATAGATATTATAATTGTGCAAAAAAATTTGAATTTCCAATAATAGTTCGTATTACATCGGATAATCCATTGATTGATCCAGAAATTGTTGATAAAGTAATTAACGAATTTCTCAATTCAAAATGTGATTATATGACTACTGAATATCCAAAAACATTTCCTTTAGGATTTGCAGTAGAAATTTTTAATTTTAAGTCGTTAGAAAAAGCTTGGAAAGATTCAAGATTACCTTCTGAAAGAGAACATGTAACTCCATATTTAATTAAAAATAAAGACCTCTTTGAACATAAAAATTATTCTTATCATCAGAATATTTCACATTTACGCTGCACGGTGGATACTGATGATGATTTTAAATTAATTGAGAAAATTATAAAAAAGATTGAAACAAGACCTATTCATCTCATCAATGTTGTGGAATTATTTCAAAATGAACCAAGATTAATTGAAATGAATAATCATATTAAACATGATGGATATGAAAGATCATTAAAAGATGATGAGGAATTTTTAAAAAATACTAGCCATGAAAAAAATAATTAA
- a CDS encoding capsular polysaccharide export protein, LipB/KpsS family, whose protein sequence is MKDKLLVWLSGDVLHFCMSHFLNKKFGYDINAIIDVPNKPKIFFQNQKFVDFQNVWYFHEHLKDLSKKPNLDYLKKFEKEYDINLQQLAINERIFYRFNDFYNFSSDEILNILEYECRLFEEIIDKAKPDFFLTPLTAFHHHQLFYEMCRKKDIKTLVIYMSKFGHRCVISQEVNKLDFEPQLNSFESMGRNFNELLDNFQSFNISKQIDDYKKSFGGSKLTKIQAVSNFLFYNYSTNKTHYTYYGRKRSKVVLNEIKKNNLVRNRKSFIDKKLLKKIPKNYKLVYYPLHIEQERNLLIAAPFYINQIELIRNIVQSLPIEYKLIVKEHPAQETREWRNISEYEEIMDIPNVFLMHPEVSSNEILKKSSLVITIGGTSGLEANFYQIPSIILSEMDYSVLPSTEFVNNIQDLPEKIKQSLQKKVVADDLDKFVQLYQKNSFEFDYMQFVSKYCGSFYYNGNLLDAEINAKDMKSFIDENQEIILKVTNEHIKKIEQFKKLSSK, encoded by the coding sequence ATGAAAGATAAATTACTTGTATGGCTTAGTGGAGATGTATTACATTTTTGCATGAGCCATTTTTTAAATAAAAAATTTGGATATGATATTAATGCAATTATTGATGTCCCAAATAAACCAAAAATTTTTTTTCAGAATCAAAAATTTGTTGATTTCCAAAATGTTTGGTATTTTCATGAACATTTGAAAGATTTATCTAAGAAACCAAATTTAGATTACCTAAAAAAATTTGAAAAAGAATATGACATAAACCTTCAGCAATTAGCAATAAATGAAAGAATATTTTATAGATTCAATGATTTTTATAATTTCTCATCAGATGAAATTTTGAATATTTTAGAATACGAATGTAGATTATTTGAAGAAATAATTGATAAAGCGAAACCTGATTTCTTTCTAACTCCATTAACTGCATTTCATCATCATCAATTATTTTATGAGATGTGTAGAAAAAAAGATATCAAAACTTTAGTGATTTACATGTCTAAATTTGGTCATAGATGTGTAATATCTCAAGAAGTAAACAAATTAGATTTTGAACCACAATTAAATAGCTTTGAAAGTATGGGTAGAAATTTTAATGAACTATTAGATAATTTTCAATCATTTAATATTTCAAAACAAATTGATGATTATAAAAAAAGTTTTGGTGGTTCTAAACTAACTAAAATACAAGCAGTAAGTAATTTCTTATTTTATAATTATTCTACTAATAAAACACATTATACATACTACGGTAGAAAACGCTCTAAAGTTGTATTAAATGAAATAAAAAAAAATAATCTTGTGCGTAATCGAAAATCATTCATTGATAAAAAATTATTAAAGAAAATTCCTAAAAATTACAAATTAGTTTATTATCCTTTACATATTGAACAAGAAAGAAATTTACTGATAGCTGCACCATTTTATATAAATCAAATTGAGTTGATCAGAAATATTGTACAATCATTACCTATAGAGTATAAATTAATTGTAAAAGAACATCCTGCACAAGAAACTAGAGAGTGGAGAAATATATCAGAATATGAAGAAATAATGGATATACCAAATGTATTTTTGATGCATCCCGAAGTTTCATCAAATGAGATTTTGAAAAAATCTTCATTAGTTATTACAATTGGAGGTACAAGTGGTTTAGAAGCAAATTTCTATCAAATACCATCAATCATTCTAAGTGAAATGGATTACTCAGTTCTTCCATCTACTGAATTTGTAAATAATATACAAGATCTTCCTGAAAAAATTAAACAAAGTCTTCAGAAAAAAGTTGTTGCAGATGATTTAGATAAATTTGTTCAATTATACCAAAAGAACTCATTTGAATTTGATTATATGCAATTTGTATCAAAATATTGTGGAAGTTTTTACTATAATGGAAATCTTCTTGATGCTGAAATTAATGCTAAAGATATGAAATCATTCATAGATGAGAATCAAGAAATCATACTTAAAGTGACAAATGAACATATTAAAAAGATTGAACAATTTAAAAAATTATCATCAAAATGA
- a CDS encoding class I SAM-dependent methyltransferase: MNQNIKLKKIYDKTFKKKNRVRETDEFKEVLKIDQWTGKTILDVGCGTGKLAYMIAKKGGKVKGIDYSTTAIETALSKYSHPNLSYEKVDVSKKISGKYDVIISIGTLEHMDQPYTMLKKFKSHLKPRGKIILTSPNWANPRGFILMTLWALFDAPITLADLHYLTPVDFIKWAEQLELKLNWKTIEHSWGGGDKLIADLKQRLPKVFKDMKMNVKQQKIDLFLKWINQRVVPITQLSEEGGAIGIYVLSKRK, translated from the coding sequence ATGAATCAAAATATAAAATTAAAAAAAATTTATGACAAGACTTTTAAAAAAAAGAATAGAGTTCGGGAAACTGATGAATTTAAAGAAGTTTTAAAAATAGATCAATGGACCGGTAAAACTATTCTTGATGTGGGCTGTGGAACAGGAAAATTAGCTTACATGATAGCAAAAAAAGGTGGTAAAGTAAAAGGAATTGATTATTCTACCACTGCAATTGAAACCGCATTATCAAAGTATAGTCATCCAAATTTATCATACGAAAAAGTTGATGTTTCTAAAAAAATTTCTGGGAAATATGATGTAATAATTTCAATTGGAACTTTAGAACATATGGATCAACCTTATACAATGTTGAAAAAATTTAAAAGCCATTTGAAGCCACGAGGAAAAATAATTCTCACCAGTCCAAATTGGGCAAATCCTCGTGGTTTTATTTTAATGACATTATGGGCATTATTTGATGCTCCAATAACATTGGCGGATCTTCATTATTTGACACCTGTTGATTTTATTAAATGGGCAGAACAATTAGAATTGAAACTTAATTGGAAAACTATTGAACATTCATGGGGTGGTGGTGATAAACTAATTGCTGATCTAAAACAGAGATTACCAAAAGTTTTCAAAGATATGAAAATGAATGTTAAACAGCAAAAAATTGATCTATTCTTAAAATGGATAAATCAGAGAGTAGTGCCAATAACCCAATTATCAGAAGAAGGTGGAGCCATTGGAATCTATGTATTATCTAAAAGAAAATAA
- a CDS encoding B12-binding domain-containing radical SAM protein has product MSKDLIGICDLTHTATGSYATNLMPYPIASIKSYLMHFSENKDDFEVKIFKDPKKFIEWYLSNKPKIVGFSNYVWNKELSCELAREIKSKDPDTLIIFGGPNFPLDDPSREKWLKQHTEVDLYIIGEAEESFTKIIDIWHKTHDLNTIKTTDVIGCFAIVNDKLFKSSEFSPRIPKLDSIPSPYLEGYLDEFLSDSKLSPLLESNRGCPFTCTFCVDGIKDRSRVYYKEVSRFEKELEYIATHYEGKVLTLADLNFGMYNQDIEISNAIANIKEKFNYPYYIQVSTGKNNKPKVLKCAEILKGSMSLAASVQSLDKEVLTKIKRKNIQEDQLLDMTKAGNKMSANTYSEVILALPGDSKEKHMDTVLKLADSDMNLISMYQCMILEGSEMGSKSSRDQWKMGTKFRVLPKCYGVYNFDGKEILCAEIEEICVTTESLPIEDYYECRLFALTEGLFYQDRVLVEMYRFLENFGIKASDVLRQLHKNKEKFSEKLLALYSSFYNDTRTELWDSKDELREFIKSDRTVIDRYYKGELGKNVLFRHRAIAALELSDSIHDEVFKIIEEMLKIKNNQAYLQYKDYLNELKEFSKLRKRNVFDYEKQYESEFNYDFKTLMEKDFEILPQKLEKSVKVRFFTNDEKKLMIKEQIAERGSDVDGIGKILSRTLGSMLLRNVEFENIAYEQSKKEKMVKEIEILEKDVGINQSPGEFV; this is encoded by the coding sequence ATGTCTAAAGATTTGATTGGAATTTGTGACTTAACACATACTGCTACTGGTTCGTATGCCACAAACTTAATGCCATATCCTATAGCCTCAATCAAATCTTACTTAATGCATTTCTCTGAAAACAAAGATGATTTTGAAGTGAAAATTTTCAAGGATCCTAAAAAATTCATTGAATGGTATTTATCTAATAAACCAAAAATTGTTGGATTTTCTAACTATGTTTGGAATAAGGAATTATCATGTGAATTGGCACGTGAAATAAAATCTAAAGACCCGGACACATTGATAATATTTGGTGGTCCTAATTTCCCTTTAGATGATCCAAGTAGAGAAAAATGGTTGAAACAACATACTGAAGTGGATCTATACATTATTGGAGAAGCAGAAGAATCATTTACCAAAATTATTGACATATGGCACAAAACACATGATCTAAACACAATTAAAACAACTGATGTCATAGGATGTTTTGCAATTGTTAATGATAAATTATTCAAATCTAGTGAATTCAGTCCTCGCATCCCAAAATTAGACTCAATTCCTTCACCATATCTGGAAGGATATCTTGATGAATTCTTGTCTGATTCAAAACTTTCACCGTTACTTGAATCAAATAGAGGTTGTCCATTTACTTGCACATTCTGTGTTGATGGTATTAAAGATCGTTCACGTGTTTATTATAAAGAAGTCTCTAGATTTGAAAAAGAACTAGAGTATATTGCAACACATTATGAAGGTAAAGTTCTGACATTAGCAGATCTAAATTTTGGTATGTATAATCAAGACATAGAAATTTCAAATGCAATAGCGAACATAAAAGAGAAATTCAATTATCCATATTATATTCAAGTTTCTACAGGAAAGAATAACAAACCTAAGGTTCTAAAATGTGCGGAAATTTTGAAAGGAAGTATGAGTTTAGCTGCATCAGTTCAATCACTTGATAAAGAGGTTTTGACAAAAATTAAACGAAAAAACATTCAGGAGGATCAATTACTTGATATGACAAAAGCAGGAAATAAAATGAGTGCAAATACATATTCTGAAGTAATTTTAGCTTTACCTGGTGATTCGAAGGAAAAACATATGGATACTGTTTTGAAATTAGCTGATTCTGACATGAATTTAATCTCAATGTATCAATGTATGATTTTAGAAGGTTCTGAAATGGGTTCAAAATCTTCAAGAGATCAATGGAAAATGGGAACAAAATTTAGAGTTCTTCCAAAATGTTACGGTGTATACAATTTTGATGGAAAAGAAATTCTATGTGCAGAAATTGAGGAAATTTGTGTTACAACTGAGAGTTTGCCGATTGAAGATTATTACGAATGCCGATTGTTTGCATTAACTGAAGGATTATTTTATCAGGATAGGGTTTTAGTTGAAATGTATAGATTTTTAGAAAATTTTGGAATCAAGGCTTCAGATGTACTAAGGCAATTGCATAAAAACAAAGAAAAGTTCTCAGAAAAACTATTAGCATTGTATTCTTCTTTTTATAATGATACAAGAACTGAACTTTGGGATTCTAAAGATGAATTAAGGGAATTCATAAAATCAGACAGAACCGTAATTGATAGATACTATAAAGGTGAATTAGGAAAAAATGTTTTATTTAGACATAGAGCAATTGCAGCCTTAGAATTATCCGACAGTATTCATGATGAAGTATTCAAAATTATTGAAGAAATGTTAAAAATTAAGAATAATCAGGCATATTTACAGTATAAAGATTATCTGAACGAACTAAAAGAATTTAGTAAATTAAGAAAAAGAAATGTATTTGATTACGAAAAACAATATGAATCTGAATTTAATTATGATTTTAAGACTTTGATGGAAAAAGATTTTGAAATTTTGCCACAAAAATTAGAAAAATCAGTTAAGGTTAGATTCTTTACAAATGATGAAAAAAAATTAATGATTAAGGAACAAATTGCTGAAAGAGGTTCTGATGTTGACGGTATTGGCAAAATTTTATCAAGAACACTAGGGTCAATGCTATTGAGAAATGTTGAATTTGAAAATATTGCATATGAACAAAGTAAAAAAGAAAAGATGGTAAAAGAAATTGAAATTCTTGAAAAAGATGTGGGAATAAATCAATCACCTGGTGAATTTGTTTAA
- a CDS encoding KdsC family phosphatase: MKNSLKIKCKKIKLVVTDVDGVLTDGGRYFSSTGELLKKFHVRDGMAVNLLLRNNIKTIILTKETSKITKSWAKSMNITKVYSGAKIKEEKLKSICDFFDTTPIEMAFIGDDVNDINLLKKVGISASPSDGISQVKKMVDYVCKNSGGNGAFRELADLILQSKFPKKTNWY; the protein is encoded by the coding sequence ATGAAGAATTCACTAAAAATAAAATGTAAAAAAATTAAATTAGTTGTAACTGATGTTGACGGTGTTCTAACTGATGGTGGTCGTTATTTCTCTAGTACTGGTGAATTATTAAAAAAATTTCATGTACGTGATGGTATGGCTGTCAATTTATTATTGAGAAATAATATTAAAACAATAATCTTAACAAAAGAAACATCCAAAATCACAAAGTCATGGGCAAAATCAATGAATATAACAAAAGTATATTCTGGTGCAAAAATTAAAGAAGAAAAATTAAAAAGTATCTGTGATTTTTTTGATACAACCCCAATAGAAATGGCATTTATTGGTGATGATGTAAATGATATTAATTTACTAAAAAAAGTCGGAATATCTGCATCACCATCTGATGGAATATCTCAAGTAAAAAAAATGGTAGACTACGTATGCAAAAATTCTGGAGGAAATGGTGCATTTAGAGAATTAGCTGACTTAATTCTTCAATCAAAATTTCCTAAGAAAACAAATTGGTATTAA
- a CDS encoding N-acetylneuraminate synthase family protein has product MVFIVAEIGINHNGSIDTAKKLIDVAVSAGCDAVKFQKRSVEKVYSKKLLDSPRDSPWGKTQRAQKNGLEFSISQYKIIDRYCKSRKIPWYVSCWDIDSQTSMRKFKTKYNKVASAMLIHTKLLETIAKEKKYTFISTGMSSMKEIETAVKIFKKFKCPFELMHSHSAYPMPVSEANLKIIQTLKKQFKCNVGYSGHESSSYIVSLSAVLLGATSIERHITLDRSMYGSDQAASLEPDGLHRLVRDIRIVDQMLGNGKKRIWESELPAKKKLREILT; this is encoded by the coding sequence ATGGTCTTTATTGTTGCTGAAATTGGCATTAATCATAATGGAAGTATTGATACTGCTAAAAAATTAATTGATGTTGCAGTTTCAGCTGGTTGTGATGCGGTAAAATTTCAGAAACGCTCGGTTGAAAAAGTTTATTCAAAAAAACTCTTAGATTCTCCGCGTGATAGCCCATGGGGAAAAACCCAACGAGCACAAAAAAATGGATTAGAATTTTCAATATCACAATATAAGATAATTGATAGATACTGTAAATCTAGAAAAATTCCATGGTACGTATCATGCTGGGATATTGATAGTCAAACATCTATGAGAAAATTCAAAACAAAATATAACAAAGTTGCTTCTGCAATGTTAATTCATACAAAACTTTTGGAAACAATTGCAAAAGAAAAAAAATATACTTTCATTTCAACTGGAATGAGCTCAATGAAAGAAATTGAAACTGCAGTAAAGATCTTTAAAAAATTCAAATGTCCCTTTGAATTAATGCATTCACATAGTGCATATCCGATGCCGGTATCTGAAGCGAATTTGAAAATAATTCAAACTTTAAAAAAACAATTCAAATGTAATGTAGGGTATAGTGGTCATGAAAGTTCATCATATATCGTAAGTCTTTCTGCTGTATTACTAGGAGCAACATCTATTGAACGGCATATTACACTTGATCGTTCAATGTATGGAAGTGATCAAGCAGCTTCTCTTGAACCTGATGGGTTACATAGATTAGTTAGAGATATCAGAATTGTTGATCAAATGCTGGGTAATGGAAAAAAACGTATTTGGGAATCAGAATTACCTGCTAAAAAGAAATTAAGAGAGATTCTTACTTGA
- a CDS encoding D-sedoheptulose-7-phosphate isomerase has product MKNLIEESILSRIDIIHNSTSLSNEIEESIQKIIECLKNQKKIILFGNGGSAADAQHIAAEFIGRFKKERNSLPAISLTTDTSIITSISNDYSFDNIFSRQCESLVNSGDVVIAISTSGNSKNIELGINASKQNGALVIGLLGNNGGMVRELVDIPIVINSTDTAKIQEMHRIIYHIICDFVEKNL; this is encoded by the coding sequence ATGAAAAATTTAATTGAAGAATCAATTCTGTCTCGTATAGATATAATTCATAATTCTACTTCTCTTTCAAATGAAATTGAAGAATCTATCCAAAAAATTATAGAATGTTTAAAAAATCAGAAAAAAATTATTCTTTTTGGAAATGGAGGTAGTGCAGCAGATGCTCAACACATCGCCGCTGAATTTATTGGTAGATTCAAAAAAGAACGGAATTCTTTACCGGCAATTTCATTAACAACTGATACTTCGATAATAACTTCTATTTCTAACGATTATTCTTTTGATAATATTTTTAGTCGTCAATGTGAAAGTTTAGTTAATTCTGGAGATGTTGTAATTGCAATATCTACAAGTGGTAATTCCAAAAATATTGAATTAGGAATTAATGCATCAAAACAAAATGGTGCATTAGTTATAGGATTGTTAGGTAATAATGGTGGAATGGTTAGAGAACTTGTCGATATACCTATCGTCATAAACTCTACGGATACTGCAAAAATTCAGGAAATGCATCGAATTATTTATCATATAATCTGTGATTTTGTTGAAAAAAATTTATAA